Proteins from a genomic interval of Amycolatopsis sp. cg13:
- a CDS encoding alpha/beta fold hydrolase — translation MSSVSDRVLTQPALAELANVPAASVWVRSGSVRLHVLDYGPADGVPLVILPGITSPAITMDFVARELTDLVRPLVLDIRGRGLSDDGPGYDLDAYASDVEAVIDQLQLSEPLLFGHSMGARIAAKAAHSAQGTILADPPMSNADRPYPTTVDTFAAQLDQAQRGTDADEVAASWPRWPRREQELRAGWLASCSRTAIAATHAGFESEEFLPLWEKLAGPAVLLFGSDSPVVTQTDVAALAEANPAHPLVGIENAGHMIFWDEPGPALRALRSALKDLLAR, via the coding sequence ATGTCTTCAGTTTCCGACCGGGTGCTGACCCAGCCCGCGCTCGCCGAGCTGGCGAACGTCCCGGCGGCCAGCGTCTGGGTACGCTCCGGTTCTGTCCGGCTGCACGTCCTCGACTACGGCCCGGCCGACGGCGTCCCGCTCGTGATCCTGCCCGGCATCACCAGCCCGGCGATCACCATGGACTTCGTCGCCCGCGAGCTGACCGACCTGGTCCGCCCGCTGGTGCTGGACATCCGCGGCCGCGGTCTGTCCGACGACGGACCCGGCTACGACCTCGATGCCTACGCTTCGGACGTCGAGGCAGTCATCGATCAGCTCCAGCTTTCTGAGCCGCTGTTGTTCGGCCACTCGATGGGCGCGCGGATCGCCGCCAAGGCCGCGCATTCCGCTCAAGGCACGATCCTGGCGGACCCGCCGATGAGCAACGCCGACCGGCCCTATCCGACCACTGTGGACACATTCGCCGCTCAACTCGACCAAGCCCAGCGCGGAACCGACGCCGACGAGGTCGCCGCCTCATGGCCCCGGTGGCCGCGCCGCGAGCAGGAACTGCGCGCTGGCTGGCTCGCGTCGTGCTCCCGAACCGCGATCGCCGCGACGCACGCCGGGTTCGAGTCCGAGGAATTCCTTCCGCTGTGGGAAAAACTGGCCGGACCGGCCGTGCTGCTGTTCGGTTCGGACAGTCCCGTGGTGACACAGACGGACGTCGCCGCGCTCGCGGAGGCCAACCCGGCGCATCCGCTGGTCGGCATCGAGAACGCCGGGCACATGATCTTCTGGGACGAACCCGGGCCCGCCCTGCGGGCACTGCGCTCGGCCCTGAAAGACCTGCTCGCGCGCTGA
- a CDS encoding isochorismatase family protein, whose product MNATENGLHGTETDQTYARAGFGAAVPRGTAPVLVVVDLTRGFTEPDFPSGADLSAEVEAADALVRAAHESGAPVVYTAISYTPAEADGDAVAWLRKAPGMRSLRDGSAEVALDPRLERRDEDHLIAKKGASAFHGTSLAALLSGLGADTVLVCGATTSGCVRATAVDAVQSGFNTLVVRDACGDRARGPHDAALFDLQAKYADVVGLSEGVELLAKAR is encoded by the coding sequence GTGAACGCGACTGAGAACGGACTGCACGGCACCGAGACCGACCAGACCTACGCCCGTGCCGGTTTCGGCGCCGCGGTGCCGAGGGGGACCGCGCCGGTGCTGGTCGTGGTCGACCTGACCCGCGGCTTCACCGAACCGGATTTCCCTTCCGGCGCAGACCTTTCCGCCGAAGTCGAAGCCGCGGACGCGCTGGTCCGAGCCGCGCACGAGAGCGGAGCCCCGGTCGTCTACACCGCGATCAGCTACACCCCCGCCGAGGCGGACGGCGACGCCGTCGCGTGGCTGCGCAAGGCTCCCGGCATGCGCAGCCTCCGCGACGGAAGCGCCGAAGTCGCGCTCGATCCGCGGCTGGAACGGCGCGACGAAGACCACCTCATCGCCAAGAAGGGCGCGTCCGCGTTCCACGGAACGAGCCTCGCCGCCCTGCTCAGCGGCCTCGGCGCGGACACTGTGCTGGTCTGCGGTGCGACGACTTCGGGTTGCGTACGAGCCACCGCCGTCGACGCCGTGCAGTCCGGCTTCAACACGCTCGTCGTCCGGGACGCCTGCGGCGACCGTGCGCGCGGACCGCACGACGCCGCTCTCTTTGACCTGCAAGCCAAATACGCCGACGTGGTCGGCCTGAGCGAGGGCGTCGAGCTGCTCGCCAAAGCCCGCTAG
- a CDS encoding (2Fe-2S)-binding protein, which yields MTDKQLIVLTVNGEEHELLVEPRWTLLDVLRHNVGLTGTHVGCEHGVCGACTILVDGEPVRACLMYAVQAEGCAIRTVEDLGTPEEPNDLQQAFSEHHGLQCGFCTPGFLMLAEGFLAQEPSPTREEIRETVSSNLCRCTGYQTIVDAIEATAAKRTGRKEDAVR from the coding sequence ATGACCGACAAACAGCTGATCGTCCTGACCGTCAACGGCGAGGAGCACGAACTGCTCGTCGAACCCCGGTGGACGCTGCTCGATGTGTTGCGGCACAACGTGGGCCTCACCGGCACGCACGTCGGTTGTGAGCACGGCGTCTGCGGGGCGTGCACGATTCTGGTCGACGGTGAACCGGTGCGCGCCTGCCTGATGTACGCCGTCCAGGCGGAAGGCTGCGCGATCCGGACTGTCGAAGACCTCGGCACGCCGGAAGAACCGAACGATTTGCAGCAGGCGTTTTCGGAACACCACGGGTTGCAGTGCGGTTTCTGCACGCCCGGGTTCCTCATGCTGGCCGAAGGATTCCTCGCGCAGGAGCCGTCGCCGACGCGCGAGGAGATCCGGGAGACGGTGTCGTCGAACCTGTGCCGCTGCACCGGGTATCAGACCATTGTGGACGCGATCGAGGCGACCGCCGCCAAGCGAACCGGCAGGAAAGAGGACGCTGTCCGATGA
- a CDS encoding Asp/Glu racemase, whose product MTDHRIGMIVPSSNLTMETELPRMLRAREELYPEDRFVFHSARARMQHVTPEQLRAMNAQAERAATELADARPGVVATACLVAIMAQGPGYHCTAEESITSALRAEGSDAPVVSSAGALLSGIAALEAKRVAIVTPYMKPLTQAVIEYLEDAGVEVVDSLSLEVPDNLAVARLDPADLLAHYRKLDLSRADALVLSACVQMPSLPSIQPVQDAVGIPVLSAATATTFRILSELGVRPEVPGAGHLLSGKVSAAQAA is encoded by the coding sequence ATGACCGACCACCGCATCGGGATGATCGTCCCGAGTTCCAACCTGACCATGGAAACCGAACTGCCGCGGATGCTGCGCGCTCGTGAGGAGCTGTACCCGGAGGACCGGTTCGTCTTCCACTCCGCCCGCGCGCGGATGCAGCACGTGACGCCGGAGCAGTTGCGCGCCATGAACGCCCAGGCAGAACGCGCGGCCACCGAGCTGGCGGACGCGCGGCCCGGCGTCGTCGCGACCGCGTGTCTGGTCGCGATCATGGCGCAGGGGCCGGGATATCACTGCACCGCCGAGGAATCGATCACGTCGGCGTTGCGTGCCGAAGGCTCGGACGCGCCGGTGGTTTCGTCGGCGGGCGCGCTGTTGTCCGGGATCGCCGCACTGGAGGCGAAGCGGGTCGCGATCGTGACGCCGTACATGAAGCCGTTGACCCAGGCGGTGATCGAGTACCTGGAGGACGCGGGCGTCGAGGTGGTCGATTCGCTCTCGCTGGAGGTGCCCGACAACCTCGCGGTGGCGCGGCTGGATCCGGCGGATCTTCTTGCGCACTACCGGAAACTGGACCTTTCGCGGGCGGACGCGCTGGTGCTGTCGGCTTGCGTGCAGATGCCGTCGCTGCCGTCGATCCAGCCGGTTCAGGACGCCGTGGGGATTCCGGTGCTTTCGGCGGCTACGGCTACTACGTTCCGGATTCTTTCCGAGCTGGGGGTACGGCCGGAGGTGCCGGGCGCGGGGCATTTGCTGAGCGGGAAGGTTTCCGCCGCTCAGGCTGCTTAG
- a CDS encoding LLM class flavin-dependent oxidoreductase: protein MPDYGHDLQFGVILLPEAAAPDTAIRLAEAADAAGLDLLSVPDHPYRPDLLDAWTVLSVVAARTERLRVFPNVANLPLRPPAVLARSAASLDLLTGGRAELALGAGAYWDEIEAQGGPRYTPGEAFDALTEAIEVVRALWTPGPPATVSGTHHRLTGTPPGPFPAHRMEIWLGALGPRMLRLIGRAADGWLPSMTRIPPDRLPAAHALIDGAARKAGRSPAEIRRLYNLPGVPSGSIGEWTEQLAELALTHGMSAFLLSVDSADAVRLFAREVAPRVRELVAARR from the coding sequence ATGCCTGACTACGGCCACGACCTCCAGTTCGGCGTCATCCTCCTGCCGGAAGCCGCCGCCCCCGACACCGCGATCAGGCTCGCCGAAGCCGCCGACGCCGCCGGGCTCGACCTGCTCAGCGTGCCGGACCACCCGTATCGTCCGGACCTGCTCGACGCGTGGACCGTCCTGAGCGTCGTCGCGGCGCGCACCGAACGGCTGCGCGTGTTCCCCAACGTCGCCAACCTGCCCCTGCGCCCGCCCGCCGTGCTCGCACGCTCGGCGGCGAGTCTCGACCTGCTCACCGGCGGCCGCGCCGAACTCGCCCTCGGCGCTGGCGCGTACTGGGACGAAATCGAGGCGCAAGGCGGCCCGCGATACACCCCTGGCGAAGCCTTCGACGCGCTCACCGAAGCGATCGAAGTCGTCCGTGCATTGTGGACACCCGGGCCGCCTGCCACCGTGTCCGGCACTCATCACCGGCTCACCGGCACTCCACCGGGCCCGTTCCCGGCGCACCGGATGGAAATCTGGCTCGGCGCGCTCGGCCCACGCATGCTGCGCCTGATCGGCCGGGCCGCGGACGGCTGGTTGCCGAGCATGACCCGGATCCCGCCGGACCGGCTGCCCGCCGCGCACGCGCTCATCGACGGGGCGGCCCGGAAGGCAGGCCGCTCCCCTGCCGAGATCCGGCGGCTGTACAACCTGCCCGGCGTTCCGTCCGGCAGCATCGGCGAGTGGACTGAACAGCTTGCCGAACTCGCGCTCACGCACGGGATGAGCGCGTTTCTCCTGTCCGTGGACTCCGCCGACGCCGTCCGGTTGTTCGCGCGGGAGGTCGCGCCGCGGGTCCGTGAACTGGTGGCCGCGCGCCGGTAG
- a CDS encoding xanthine dehydrogenase family protein molybdopterin-binding subunit — MASEEPRFDGRGGKWIGASVRRREDPRLVTGRGRFVDDIHLHGMLHAGFVRATVAHGKITELDLSAAREVDGVVAAYSAEDLQLGDMVALLDRPPEEFTPTTMPILARGKVRFVGEPIALVIAKDPYAVEDGIEAAQVGYEVLDAVVSEETALAEDAPLVHEDAPSNVLLDVTSFDTPGVDEAFADGCVIELVTRSGRQNALPLETRGAVASWDDRDEQLLVQTCSQVPHQVRTVLARSLRIPERSVRVVVPDMGGGFGQKCVVGREEIAVAAAAKLLRRPVKWIEDRSEALASGFLAREQRYRTRAAFTEDGQLTALESDIVCDMGAYSCYPFTVGIEPLMAAAEMPSVYRVPAYRVRARAITSNKAPTAPYRGVSRPQYVMVMERIMDLAARRLGLDPVEIRRRNVITEFPYTGINKVTYDPGSYLESLELGEKILRDEGWYDLRGKNPHIGIGYSCFSERTGYGSEAFAKRKMTVVPGFDVSEIRMDLTGSVVVTSGTINHGQSHETTFAQIVAERLGVDLAKVKLRQGDTERISYGWGTFASRSVTIGGSAVATAATRLGEQLCVIAAHLLDTRVENVGLDGDGGVIQLDDPDRRLSFEEIADVAYLRSHLLPKEAEPTLTATAAFDVPGDGTFSNATHAVVVEADPGTGQVKILRYACVEDCGVVINPKVVDGQARGGIAQGIAGALFEEVTYAENGEPSAASFIDYLVPTAAEIPDITVDHLETPCAFTESGAKGAGEGGTIGAPAAVLNAVNDLLWRTGVQLEQTPIHPEAVLAALTAADREKAGTGA; from the coding sequence ATGGCATCCGAAGAACCCAGGTTCGACGGCCGGGGCGGCAAGTGGATCGGCGCGTCCGTGCGCCGCCGCGAGGATCCTCGGCTGGTCACCGGCCGGGGACGGTTCGTGGACGACATTCACCTCCACGGCATGCTGCACGCCGGGTTCGTGCGAGCGACCGTCGCACACGGCAAGATCACCGAACTCGACCTCAGCGCCGCCCGGGAGGTGGACGGTGTCGTAGCCGCGTACTCGGCGGAAGATCTCCAGCTCGGCGACATGGTCGCGCTGCTGGACCGTCCGCCGGAGGAGTTCACGCCGACCACGATGCCGATCCTCGCGCGCGGAAAGGTGCGGTTCGTCGGCGAGCCGATCGCGCTGGTCATCGCGAAGGATCCGTACGCGGTCGAGGACGGCATCGAGGCCGCGCAGGTCGGCTACGAGGTCCTCGACGCCGTCGTGTCCGAGGAGACCGCGCTCGCTGAGGACGCGCCGTTGGTGCACGAGGACGCGCCGAGCAACGTGCTGCTGGATGTCACGTCGTTCGACACCCCGGGCGTGGACGAAGCGTTCGCGGACGGGTGCGTGATCGAGCTCGTCACCCGCAGCGGGCGGCAGAACGCGTTGCCGCTGGAGACGCGCGGCGCGGTGGCGTCCTGGGACGACCGCGACGAGCAGCTTCTCGTCCAGACCTGCAGCCAGGTGCCGCACCAGGTCCGTACCGTGCTGGCGCGTTCGCTGCGGATTCCGGAGCGGTCGGTGCGCGTGGTGGTCCCGGACATGGGCGGCGGCTTCGGACAGAAATGCGTGGTCGGGCGGGAGGAAATCGCGGTCGCGGCCGCGGCGAAACTGTTGCGGCGTCCGGTGAAATGGATCGAGGACCGCAGCGAAGCCCTCGCGTCCGGCTTCCTCGCGCGCGAGCAGCGGTACCGCACGCGCGCAGCGTTCACCGAGGATGGCCAGTTGACCGCGCTGGAGTCCGACATCGTGTGCGACATGGGCGCGTACTCGTGCTATCCGTTCACCGTCGGCATCGAACCGCTGATGGCGGCGGCGGAAATGCCGTCGGTGTACCGGGTTCCGGCATATCGCGTCCGGGCGAGGGCGATCACCAGCAACAAAGCGCCGACCGCGCCGTATCGCGGGGTCAGCCGTCCGCAGTACGTCATGGTGATGGAGCGGATCATGGACCTGGCCGCGCGCAGGCTCGGCCTCGACCCGGTGGAGATCCGCCGGCGCAATGTGATCACCGAGTTCCCGTACACGGGCATCAACAAGGTGACTTACGACCCGGGCAGCTACCTCGAATCGCTGGAGCTGGGCGAAAAGATCCTCCGCGACGAGGGCTGGTACGACCTGCGCGGGAAGAACCCGCACATCGGCATCGGCTACAGCTGCTTCTCCGAGCGCACCGGCTACGGTTCCGAGGCGTTCGCGAAGCGGAAGATGACCGTCGTCCCCGGGTTCGACGTGAGCGAGATCCGGATGGACCTCACCGGCTCCGTCGTGGTCACCAGCGGCACGATCAACCACGGACAATCCCACGAAACGACGTTCGCGCAGATCGTCGCGGAACGGCTCGGCGTGGACCTCGCCAAGGTCAAGCTGCGGCAAGGCGACACCGAGCGGATTTCCTACGGCTGGGGCACTTTCGCCTCGCGGTCGGTGACCATCGGCGGCTCCGCGGTGGCGACGGCGGCGACCCGGCTGGGCGAGCAGCTCTGCGTCATCGCGGCGCACCTGCTGGACACCCGCGTCGAGAACGTCGGACTCGACGGTGACGGGGGAGTGATCCAGCTCGACGACCCCGACCGACGGCTCTCGTTCGAGGAGATCGCCGACGTCGCGTACCTGCGCAGCCACCTGCTGCCCAAGGAAGCCGAGCCGACGCTCACCGCCACCGCCGCGTTCGACGTCCCCGGCGACGGTACGTTCTCGAACGCCACCCACGCGGTCGTGGTGGAGGCCGACCCGGGCACTGGCCAGGTCAAAATCCTCCGCTACGCCTGTGTCGAGGACTGCGGCGTGGTGATCAACCCGAAGGTGGTCGACGGGCAGGCGCGCGGCGGCATCGCGCAGGGCATCGCCGGCGCGCTGTTCGAGGAGGTCACCTACGCCGAGAACGGCGAACCGTCGGCGGCGAGCTTCATCGACTACCTCGTCCCGACCGCCGCGGAGATCCCCGACATCACCGTCGACCACCTCGAAACCCCATGCGCCTTCACCGAAAGCGGCGCGAAGGGAGCAGGGGAGGGCGGCACGATCGGCGCGCCCGCGGCGGTGCTGAACGCGGTCAACGACCTCCTCTGGCGCACCGGGGTCCAGCTGGAGCAGACCCCGATCCACCCCGAAGCCGTCCTCGCCGCGCTGACCGCGGCCGACCGGGAGAAAGCGGGCACCGGCGCATGA
- a CDS encoding leucyl aminopeptidase yields MDQNLFNDICLRQLTFSGVHEGETVVVLTRGAERAEYADAFLWAAQQLGAATYHMRLPSPASASGAWAVGQSGLDQLPLAVDALKAADMVVDCTFLLFSEEQFAIQAAGTRILTAVEPPELLARLMPTKELRERVEIGAELLAKAKTMRITSPHGTDVTYQLGVYPTMSEYGYTDQPGRWDHWPAAFVFTGGSDDGVDGKIVLAPGDVLLPFNTYVRTPVELTIEKGFIQDIRGGAGSSGLDADLLRSYIESFHDPRGYGMSHVGWGLDERAHWHGLTQFPGGMGMELRSFYGNVMFSIGPNNELGGPNDTACHFDIPMRGNSLYLDDELIVDAGELTVQDMRPAAKR; encoded by the coding sequence ATGGACCAGAACCTGTTCAACGACATCTGCTTGCGCCAGCTGACTTTTTCCGGCGTGCACGAGGGGGAGACGGTCGTCGTGCTGACGCGCGGCGCCGAGCGCGCGGAGTACGCGGACGCCTTCCTCTGGGCCGCCCAGCAGCTCGGCGCGGCGACCTATCACATGCGGCTGCCGTCGCCGGCGAGCGCGTCCGGCGCGTGGGCCGTCGGGCAGTCCGGCCTTGACCAGCTGCCGCTCGCGGTGGACGCGCTGAAGGCCGCGGACATGGTCGTGGACTGCACGTTCCTGCTGTTCAGCGAGGAGCAGTTCGCGATCCAGGCCGCCGGCACCCGGATCCTGACCGCCGTCGAACCGCCCGAGCTGCTGGCCCGGCTGATGCCGACGAAGGAACTGCGCGAGCGCGTCGAGATCGGCGCGGAACTGCTGGCCAAGGCCAAGACCATGCGGATCACCAGTCCACACGGGACGGACGTGACCTACCAGCTGGGCGTGTACCCGACGATGAGCGAGTACGGCTACACCGACCAGCCCGGCCGCTGGGACCACTGGCCCGCGGCGTTCGTCTTCACCGGCGGGTCCGACGACGGCGTGGACGGCAAGATCGTGCTCGCGCCCGGCGACGTGCTGCTGCCGTTCAACACCTACGTGCGGACGCCGGTCGAGCTGACCATCGAAAAGGGCTTCATCCAGGACATCCGCGGCGGCGCGGGTTCGTCCGGCCTCGACGCCGACCTGCTGCGCAGCTACATCGAATCGTTCCACGACCCGCGCGGCTACGGCATGTCGCACGTCGGCTGGGGCCTCGACGAGCGGGCGCACTGGCACGGGCTGACCCAGTTCCCCGGCGGCATGGGCATGGAGCTGCGCAGCTTCTACGGCAACGTGATGTTCTCGATCGGCCCGAACAACGAACTCGGCGGCCCGAACGACACGGCGTGCCACTTCGACATCCCGATGCGCGGCAACAGCCTGTACCTCGACGACGAGCTGATCGTCGACGCGGGCGAGCTGACCGTGCAGGACATGCGCCCGGCGGCGAAGCGATGA
- a CDS encoding SRPBCC family protein encodes MILENTLDLPGDPDTVFALLNDVERVAGCLPGAVLEGRDGESYLGKVKFKVGPVSAAYAGKVRFTEIAEGERRLRLSARGADSHGNGDAEADVTLTLVPGPKGSSLNLHTDLVVRGKIAQFGKGAISTVSNRILQQFAQNLGQLLENGGAAPEPKTTAAAPASDSLDGLAMLLPPNAKRYLPVVAAGALGLFQGWLLGRVRSQNKLIKELLRERD; translated from the coding sequence ATGATTCTCGAGAACACCCTTGACCTCCCCGGCGATCCGGACACGGTGTTCGCGCTGCTCAACGACGTCGAGCGGGTCGCGGGCTGCCTGCCCGGCGCGGTGCTGGAGGGCCGGGACGGCGAGTCCTACCTCGGCAAGGTCAAGTTCAAGGTCGGCCCGGTCAGCGCCGCGTACGCGGGCAAGGTGCGGTTCACCGAGATCGCCGAGGGCGAGCGGCGGCTGCGGCTGTCGGCCCGGGGCGCGGACAGCCACGGCAACGGCGACGCCGAAGCGGACGTCACGCTGACTCTGGTGCCCGGTCCGAAGGGGTCGTCGCTGAATCTGCACACGGATCTCGTGGTGCGGGGCAAGATCGCGCAGTTCGGCAAGGGCGCGATCAGCACGGTGTCGAACCGGATCCTGCAGCAGTTCGCACAGAATCTCGGTCAGCTGCTGGAAAACGGCGGTGCCGCGCCCGAGCCGAAGACGACTGCTGCCGCGCCTGCCTCGGATTCGCTCGACGGTCTGGCGATGCTGCTCCCGCCCAACGCGAAGCGCTACCTCCCGGTCGTCGCAGCAGGCGCGCTCGGGCTGTTCCAAGGCTGGTTGCTGGGCCGGGTCCGGTCGCAGAACAAACTGATCAAGGAGCTGCTGCGTGAACGCGACTGA